A genomic region of Zalophus californianus isolate mZalCal1 chromosome 11, mZalCal1.pri.v2, whole genome shotgun sequence contains the following coding sequences:
- the ARFIP2 gene encoding arfaptin-2 isoform X1, which yields MTDGILGKAATMEIPIHGNGEAGQLPEDDGLEQDLQQVMVSGPNLNETSIVSGGYGGSGDGLIPTGSGRHPSHSTTPAGPGDEVARGIAGEKFDIVKKWGINTYKCTKQLLSERFGRGSRTVDLELELQIELLRETKRKYESVLQLGRALTAHLYSLLQTQHALGDAFADLSQKSPELQEEFGYNAETQKLLCKNGETLLGAVNFFVSSINTLVTKTMEDTLMTVKQYEAARLEYDAYRTDLEELSLGPRDAGTRGRLESAQATFQAHRDKYEKLRGDVAIKLKFLEENKIKVMHKQLLLFHNAVSAYFAGNQKQLEQTLQQFNIKLRPPGAEKPSWLEEQ from the exons ATGACGGACGGGATTCTAGGGAAGGCAGCCACAATGGAGATCCCCATCCATGGGAACGGTGAAGCTGGGCAGCTTCCTGAGGATGATGGGCTGGAGCAG GACCTCCAGCAGGTGATGGTGTCAGGACCCAACCTCAATGAAACCAGCATTGTGTCTGGTGGCTATGGGGGCTCTGGTGATGGACTCATCCCCACAG GGTCTGGCCGCCATCCATCTCACAGTACCACTCCTGCTGGCCCCGGAGATGAGGTGGCTCGGGGCATCGCTGGAGAAAAGTTTGACATCGTCAAGAAATGGGGCATCAACACATATAAG TGCACAAAGCAGCTGTTATCAGAGCGATTTGGCCGAGGCTCCCGGACTGTGGACCTGGAGCTAGAGCTGCAGATTGAGTTGCTGCGTGAGACGAAGCGCAAGTATGAGAGTGTCCTGCAGCTGGGCCGGGCACTGACAGCCCACCTCTACAGCCTGCTGCAGACCCAGCATGCACTAGGTGACGCCTTTGCTGACCTCAGCCAGAAGTCCCCAGAGCTTCAG GAGGAATTTGGCTACAATGCAGAAACACAGAAGCTGCTGTGCAAGAATGGAGAGACACTGCTAGGGGCTGTGAACTTCTTTGTCTCTAGCATCAACACATTGGTCACCAAGACCATGGAAGACACGCTCATGACTGTCAAACAGTATGAGGCTGCCAG GCTGGAATATGATGCCTACCGAACAGACTTAGAGGAGCTGAGCCTAGGCCCCCGGGATGCAGGGACGCGTGGTCGACTCGAGAGTGCCCAGGCCACTTTCCAGGCCCATCGGGACAAATATGAGAAGCTGCGGGGAGATGTGGCCATCAAGCTCAAgttcctggaagaaaacaag ATCAAGGTGATGCACAAGCAGCTGCTGCTTTTCCACAATGCCGTGTCAGCCTACTTTGCTGGGAACCAGAAACAGCTGGAGCAGACCCTGCAGCAGTTCAACATCAAGCTGCGGCCTCCAGGAGCTGAGAAGCCCTCCTGGCTAGAGGAGCAGTGA
- the ARFIP2 gene encoding arfaptin-2 isoform X3, whose product MVSGPNLNETSIVSGGYGGSGDGLIPTGSGRHPSHSTTPAGPGDEVARGIAGEKFDIVKKWGINTYKCTKQLLSERFGRGSRTVDLELELQIELLRETKRKYESVLQLGRALTAHLYSLLQTQHALGDAFADLSQKSPELQEEFGYNAETQKLLCKNGETLLGAVNFFVSSINTLVTKTMEDTLMTVKQYEAARLEYDAYRTDLEELSLGPRDAGTRGRLESAQATFQAHRDKYEKLRGDVAIKLKFLEENKIKVMHKQLLLFHNAVSAYFAGNQKQLEQTLQQFNIKLRPPGAEKPSWLEEQ is encoded by the exons ATGGTGTCAGGACCCAACCTCAATGAAACCAGCATTGTGTCTGGTGGCTATGGGGGCTCTGGTGATGGACTCATCCCCACAG GGTCTGGCCGCCATCCATCTCACAGTACCACTCCTGCTGGCCCCGGAGATGAGGTGGCTCGGGGCATCGCTGGAGAAAAGTTTGACATCGTCAAGAAATGGGGCATCAACACATATAAG TGCACAAAGCAGCTGTTATCAGAGCGATTTGGCCGAGGCTCCCGGACTGTGGACCTGGAGCTAGAGCTGCAGATTGAGTTGCTGCGTGAGACGAAGCGCAAGTATGAGAGTGTCCTGCAGCTGGGCCGGGCACTGACAGCCCACCTCTACAGCCTGCTGCAGACCCAGCATGCACTAGGTGACGCCTTTGCTGACCTCAGCCAGAAGTCCCCAGAGCTTCAG GAGGAATTTGGCTACAATGCAGAAACACAGAAGCTGCTGTGCAAGAATGGAGAGACACTGCTAGGGGCTGTGAACTTCTTTGTCTCTAGCATCAACACATTGGTCACCAAGACCATGGAAGACACGCTCATGACTGTCAAACAGTATGAGGCTGCCAG GCTGGAATATGATGCCTACCGAACAGACTTAGAGGAGCTGAGCCTAGGCCCCCGGGATGCAGGGACGCGTGGTCGACTCGAGAGTGCCCAGGCCACTTTCCAGGCCCATCGGGACAAATATGAGAAGCTGCGGGGAGATGTGGCCATCAAGCTCAAgttcctggaagaaaacaag ATCAAGGTGATGCACAAGCAGCTGCTGCTTTTCCACAATGCCGTGTCAGCCTACTTTGCTGGGAACCAGAAACAGCTGGAGCAGACCCTGCAGCAGTTCAACATCAAGCTGCGGCCTCCAGGAGCTGAGAAGCCCTCCTGGCTAGAGGAGCAGTGA
- the ARFIP2 gene encoding arfaptin-2 isoform X2, whose product MTDGILGKAATMEIPIHGNGEAGQLPEDDGLEQDLQQVMVSGPNLNETSIVSGGYGGSGDGLIPTGSGRHPSHSTTPAGPGDEVARGIAGEKFDIVKKWGINTYKCTKQLLSERFGRGSRTVDLELELQIELLRETKRKYESVLQLGRALTAHLYSLLQTQHALGDAFADLSQKSPELQEEFGYNAETQKLLCKNGETLLGAVNFFVSSINTLVTKTMEDTLMTVKQYEAARLEYDAYRTDLEELSLGPRDAGTRGRLESAQATFQAHRDKYEKLRGDVAIKLKFLEENKWRSAPTLKAPSEQNPCTPGLGSGSRRASESSLS is encoded by the exons ATGACGGACGGGATTCTAGGGAAGGCAGCCACAATGGAGATCCCCATCCATGGGAACGGTGAAGCTGGGCAGCTTCCTGAGGATGATGGGCTGGAGCAG GACCTCCAGCAGGTGATGGTGTCAGGACCCAACCTCAATGAAACCAGCATTGTGTCTGGTGGCTATGGGGGCTCTGGTGATGGACTCATCCCCACAG GGTCTGGCCGCCATCCATCTCACAGTACCACTCCTGCTGGCCCCGGAGATGAGGTGGCTCGGGGCATCGCTGGAGAAAAGTTTGACATCGTCAAGAAATGGGGCATCAACACATATAAG TGCACAAAGCAGCTGTTATCAGAGCGATTTGGCCGAGGCTCCCGGACTGTGGACCTGGAGCTAGAGCTGCAGATTGAGTTGCTGCGTGAGACGAAGCGCAAGTATGAGAGTGTCCTGCAGCTGGGCCGGGCACTGACAGCCCACCTCTACAGCCTGCTGCAGACCCAGCATGCACTAGGTGACGCCTTTGCTGACCTCAGCCAGAAGTCCCCAGAGCTTCAG GAGGAATTTGGCTACAATGCAGAAACACAGAAGCTGCTGTGCAAGAATGGAGAGACACTGCTAGGGGCTGTGAACTTCTTTGTCTCTAGCATCAACACATTGGTCACCAAGACCATGGAAGACACGCTCATGACTGTCAAACAGTATGAGGCTGCCAG GCTGGAATATGATGCCTACCGAACAGACTTAGAGGAGCTGAGCCTAGGCCCCCGGGATGCAGGGACGCGTGGTCGACTCGAGAGTGCCCAGGCCACTTTCCAGGCCCATCGGGACAAATATGAGAAGCTGCGGGGAGATGTGGCCATCAAGCTCAAgttcctggaagaaaacaag TGGAGGTCAGCCCCCACCCTAAAAGCACCATCAGAGCAGAATCCATGTACCCCTGGTCTGGGCTCAGGCTCAAGAAGGGCATCTGAGTCCAGTCTCAGCTGA
- the TIMM10B gene encoding mitochondrial import inner membrane translocase subunit Tim10 B, translating into MEPQAQQPQQQQPQQPQQQLRNLRDFLLVYNRMTELCFQRCVPSLHHRALDAEEEACLHSCAGKLIHSNHRLMAAYVQLMPALVQRRIADYEAASAGPGVAAEQSGTSPSGS; encoded by the exons ATGGAGCCCCAGGCGCAGCAgccgcagcagcagcagccgcaGCAGCCGCAGCAGCAGCTGAGAAAC TTGCGGGACTTCCTGTTGGTCTACAATCGGATGACGGAACTCTGCTTCCAGCGCTGCGTGCCCAGCTTGCACCACCGAGCTCTGGATGCTGAGGAG GAAGCCTGTTTGCACAGCTGTGCTGGGAAGCTGATCCATTCCAACCACCGCCTCATGGCCGCTTATGTGCAGCTCATGCCTGCTCTGGTACAGCGCCGCATCGCAGACTACGAGGCTGCCTCAGCTGGGCCAGGTGTTGCTGCTGAACAGTCCGGAACCTCACCATCAGGCAGCTAG